Proteins from a genomic interval of Rosa chinensis cultivar Old Blush chromosome 2, RchiOBHm-V2, whole genome shotgun sequence:
- the LOC112185410 gene encoding putative ubiquitin-conjugating enzyme E2 38: protein MDCSVSEGGLQAAIAKKLKQNQARDPGSSSSLAGSVDSFEPLKSSGSINLNALKSSNDSSCIDDDEMKIEDDRDDDDDDDDYDFDDNDVYLSDDDYLTMESQFDNVDLPPGVEASLPWLKDPSPSENTSSTKKLTISDAPPVTGLPSAAGSSSASCSSAVPSESSSSKNVQNSDDDSLMQKFQQFKQFDVVEDFSDHHYSRMGFSDEQPPKNWAKRIQEEWKILEKDLPDTIFVRVYEARMELLRAVIIGPPGTPYHDGLFVFDCLFPTDYPNSPPMVYYYSGGLRLNPNLYDCGKVCLSLLGTWSGRQRENWIPGESTMLQVLVSIQALILNADPFFNEPGYETRYTGVEGQKKSRKYSEEVFIMSLKTMMYTLRKPPKYFEDFVLGHFRNRAHIILAACKAYSEGTLVGSSIGDAVQNGVESGSSEFKSSVARMMNMLVTYFTRNGSTDCEQFRGAA from the exons ATGGACTGTTCCGTTTCTGAGGGAGGCCTTCAAGCCGCCATCGCCaagaaactcaaacaaaatcag GCCCGTGATCCTGGGAGCTCGTCTAGTTTAGCAGGTTCAGTAGATAGTTTTGAGCCCCTCAAGAGTTCAGGATCAATCAATTTGAATGCTCTCAAAAGTTCCAATGATTCGTCATGTATTGATGACGATGAAATGAAGATTGAAGATGATCGTGATGATGATGACGACGACGATGATTATGATTTTGATGACAATGATGTATATCTGTCTGATGACGATTATTTGACCATGGAATCTCAATTTGATAATGTGGATTTGCCTCCTGGGGTGGAAGCTTCACTTCCCTGGTTGAAGGATCCTTCTCCAAGTGAAAACACATCGTCCACTAAGAAGTTAACTATTTCAGATGCACCACCTGTAACTGGTCTACCATCTGCAGCCGGTTCGTCATCTGCTTCATGCAGCTCAGCTGTTCCTTCTGAATCAAGTTCTAGTAAGAACGTACAAAACAGCGATGACGATAGTCTCATGcaaaaatttcaacaatttaagCAATTTGATGTTGTTGAGGACTTCTCAGATCATCACTATAGCCGAATGGGATTTTCAGATGAGCAG CCACCCAAGAATTGGGCCAAGAGAATTCAGGAAGAGTGGAAAATTTTGGAGAAGGACTTACCTG ACACTATATTTGTCCGGGTTTATGAAGCAAGAATGGAACTTCTACGGGCAGTGATTATAGGACCCCCAGGCACTCCGTACCATGATGGTCTTTTTGTCTTTGATTGTCTCTTCCCAACTGACTATCCTAATTCACCACCG ATGGTTTACTACTATTCCGGTGGTCTTCGGCTAAATCCAAATTTGTATGATTGTGGGAAAGTTTGTCTCAGTCTTTTAGGCACGTGGAGCGGTAGACAGAGAGAAAACTGGATACCTGGGGAATCAACAATGCTACAAGTTTTGGTCTCTATACAAGCTCTTATACTGAATGCAGACCCCTTTTTCAATGAGCCTGGATATGAGACAAGGTATACTGGAGTAGAAGGGCAAAAAAAATCCAGGAAGTACAGTGAAGAGGTCTTTATTATGTCTCTGAAGACGATGATGTATACACTAAGGAAGCCACCTAAG TATTTTGAGGACTTTGTCTTGGGTCATTTTCGCAATCGTGCACATATTATTCTGGCAGCATGTAAGGCATATTCTGAGGGTACATTGGTTGGGTCTTCTATTGGAGATGCAGTGCAGAATGGAGTTGAAAGTGGCTCAAGTGAATTTAAGTCATCTGTGGCTAGGATGATGAATATGCTTGTTACATATTTCACCAGAAATGGATCAACAGACTGTGAGCAGTTTCGAGGTGCAGCCTAA